ATGCTGACGGAGATCCACCTGAAGCTGGGACAGGTACGGGAGGCGTGGACGATCATCAACGAGGCCCTGGCGGTCCCGGACCAGACGGGGGAGCGCTCCTACGAGCCGCAGCTGTACCGGCTGCGGGGTGAGATCCTCCGCATGCTCGGCCAGGAGGAGGCGGCCCGCGAGGACTTCCTCCGAGGGCTTCGCATCGCCCGGGAGCAGGGCACGCGCACCTACGAGCGCCACGTGATGGAGAGCCTGGCACGCCAGGCCGCATACGTCGGCGAGCCTGAGCATCCGTCGTAACCATGGCGGACCTGACGGGACACCTGCCCTCCGGGGCGGGGCAGGCGTCGGCCGTGCCCGGTGTGTATGCACCAGGCGACGGAGCCATGGCGCACACGTGCAGGTGGTTGCCACGGACTACCCTGCGCAACCTGTAAAACAGATGGGGCCCGGCGGGCCCGTCGGAGGGTGGGGCGCGTGGGATTCTTACAGGAGTTCGAGGCCATCGACGTGGGGAACCCTCGGGAGAGGGCCCAGCTGCTGTCGACGTGGATGGAGCGGAAGCCGCTCGACCTTTTTGGAGAGCTGCGGGACGCGCGGCCGATCTTCACCCCGATGCCGGGACAGGTGCTCGTCACCCGGTACGCGGACGTGAAGGAAGTGATGGAGCGGGAGGACGTCTTCTCGGTGCGGCTCTACCAGAAGCGGATGGACCCGCTGGTGAAGGGCTTCGTCCTCGGGCAGGACGACGCGGAGGAAGCGACACGCGAGCACGACATCTCCATCCTGCGGCTGGCGGTGAGCCGCGAGGACCTCCCCGCGACGAGGAGCTTCACCGCGCGGGGTGTCGAGGCGACGCTGCGGACCGCGCGTCCCCAGGGCCGGCTCGACGTGGTCCGGGAGCTGGCCCGCCCCGTTCCCACGCGGTGGGCCCTCCAGTACTTCGGGCTCACCGGACTGGACGAGGCGACGCTGATGAGCCAGGCCCGGGCGCTGTTCCTGGACATCTTCATCAACACCTCCCAGGACCCGACGATCCATCAGGAGGGGCTGGCCGCCTGTGCGAAGCTGACGGGCTGGCTCGATACGCGAATCGCCCGGCGGCGCCGCTGGCGGTGGTTGCGCCGGTTCTCCCGGAGCGAGAACGTGCTCGACCGGCTGCTGGAGATGCAGCGCGTGCGCGCCACGCGACTCGACGACGTGGCGATCCGCAATGCGCTGATCGGCTCCATCACAGGGACGCTCGACAACGTCTCCACGAGCACCGCGAACATCTTCGACATGCTGTTGGATCGGCCCGAGCTGTTGCAGGCGGCGCGCATGGCGGCCCTGAGCGACGATGACCAGGCGCTGCGTCCCTATCTGATGGAAGCGCTGCGGTTCAAACCGCCGGTGCCCGCGCTCGTGCGGTATTGCGAGCGGACGTACTCGCTCGCCCAGGGCTCGCCGCGAGAGACGGTCATCGCGAAGGGCTCGGTGGTGGTGCTCCTGCTCTCCTCGGCGATGTTCGACCCCGAGGAGGTGGAGTCGCCGATGGAGTTCCGCACGACGCGCCCCACGAGCAGCTACCTGCACTTCGGAGCGGGGCCGCACACCTGCCTGGGCCGCTACCTGGGCATGGTGCTCATCCAGGAGCTCTGCAAGGGATTGCTGTGCCTCCAGAACCTGCGCCGCGCCGAGGGCCCCGCCGGCCAGGTGACGCGTACCCGGGAGGGCTTCCCGGAGTCATTGGAGGTCCAGTTCGACAGCGGCACCCCGGCCGGAGTCACCGTCCACTGACCGCGTCAGCAACGGTGGCGCCCGGTGTCATGCTGGAGAGGCCTCCTCGATGGGTTGATAGGGCAGCTCCAGCGTGAACGTGGCGCCACGCCCGGGCCCGTCACTGTGGACCGTCAGGGAGCCCCCCAGCTCCTGGGCCGCCACGGCACTGGAGTGCAGGCCGAAGCCGTGTCCATCCGTCCGGGTGGTGAAGCCGTATTGGAAGATGCGCGTGAGCAGCTCCTGGGAGATGCCCATGCCGTTGTCCTGGACCACGATGCGAACACGATCGGGCACGGGGAGCTCCAGCTTCACGGTCAGGATGCGCTGCTCCGCTGGCGTCGCATCCATGGCGTACTTGGCGTTGCTGATGAGATTGACCAGGATCATCAGCACCTTGTGCTTGTCCGTCATCAAGGGAGGCAGGAAGAGCAGCTGCCGGACCTCCTTCACCTGGTGACGGGTGAGCGCGGCCGCGTTGATGCGCAGCGCATCGTCCACCAGCGACGACAGGTGGACGGACTCGTTCAGCCGGGGTGTGCGGGCATGGTTCTGCTGCACCTTGACGATATCGCCGATGTGCTCCGTGTACCGGCCCACATCCTCCAGCAGGGTGAGGATCTCCTGGCGCTCCTTCAACAGGTTCTGTCCCAGCTTGTTCAGGAAGGGCATGACATTGCGCCCGCGCTCGTCCTGGGTGAGGAAGACCTGGAGGTCCGCCTGGTGCTCCTGGAGCAGGGTGGCCACCTTGCTCACGTGTTCCAACCGCAGCTCGCCCAACCTGTCCCGCGCCAGCTGGGAGGAGGTGTAGACGCTGTTGAGCACGTTGCCCACGTTGTGCAGCACGTTGGTGGCGATCTCCGCCATTCCCGCCTGCCGCGCCGTCTGCACCAGCTGCCCGTGGACCGTCTTCAACTCCCGGGTCCGCTCCTCGACGCGTTGCTCCAGTCCCTCGTTGGCCTGCCGCAACTGCTCCTCCCGCTGCTGGACCTTGTCGGCCATGGTCCGGAAGGCACCCGCCAGCAGTCCCAGCTCGTCCTCACGCGAGGTGTCCAGCGCCACCTGGAAGTCACCGGAGGCAACACGGTGGGTGGCCTGGGTGAGCGCCAGCAGCGGTTGGGAGATCTGGTTCCGGAGCACCTGGTACATGATGACCAGCTCCAGCAGAAGTGAGGCCAGGCCGAACAACAACACATAGCGCGCCGACCTCATGGCGGATGCGGTCACCACGCTCTTGGGCAGCACCGTGACGAAGTTCCAATCCGGCCCCTGCAGTCGGGCCACGGCGATGTACTCGCCATACTCGGGGAGCTCCAGGATGACCTCACCGGGCCGACGATTGCGCACCTTCTCGAAGAGGCTCCGCAGGTGGGCCCGCTCCTCCTCGGAAGCGAGCCGGGGGGGAACCCCACCGGCCGGCGGAGCGGTGCCCAGGATGTCGTAGCCCATGGTGGCGCCCCGCATGTCCAGCGCGGGATGAGCGATGAGCTGGCCGTCATCGCGCACGAGCAGGTTGTAGGTGCCGGGCAGGTGGTCGTTGATGGAGCGCGTCAACAGCTCATCCAGCAGGATGTCATGGGAGAACGACGCGACATGGCGCCCATCCATGTCCAGCGGAGTGTTCGCCGTGACCAACCAGTTCTGGGTGGGGGAGTACAGGTAGTTACCGGTCCAGGCCGTGTGCCGCAGCGGGTTCTTCGCGGGAGTGGTGATGGTGTAGTACTCGTACTCGAGTGTCGGGTCGTCCGTCGGGAGCTCCAGGGCCCAATTGGGTCTCGTGAGCCAGAACGTGATGACCGGTCCCTCCACCAGGGTGACGTAGGTATCCGTGAAGCGGGCGGTGAAGGCGGGCCCGTACTGAGTGATGACCTCGTAGGCGGCCAGGATGCGGCGGCGGAGCTCCGTATCGAGCTTCACGCCCGGGGGGACGAAGACGCTCGCCATCCGCGTCCCGTCGAAGCCCTCGGCGCGGGTGCGGACGGTGCCATCCGGCCACGGGGTGAACAGGCTGTCGAAGAGCGGATCTGGATCCTTCTGGCTCCAGGCCCGGATGCGCTCGTCCAGCGCCTTCCGGAGGAGGGCATGGTTGTCCTCCGCCAGCATGAAGATGGCCTGCTCCCGCTGACTGCGCTCCGCCACATGCCGCGCCAGCTGCTGGATGGCGTCCTCGCGCAGCGTGTGGAACATGTTCAGGTAGCTGGCGAGCGTGGTCAGGGCGATGACGATGCCAATGCGCACGCCCATCTGGATGAGGGTCGAGCGGGCCAGGGAGGCAGAGGGTCGGAGTGTGGGAGCTGCCATGCGAAGATGGTTCAACCCCTACCGGAGCGGGATGTTTCCCCCCCATGCGCTCCAGGGTTTGTCCAGTGTCTGTCCAGCCCGAGGGAATGAGCCTCCCAGGGAGCGCTCCCGTCATCGGCCTCCCAGTCTCCGAGAGCACGAGGCTCCCCCCAGGTGCCCGCCCAGCTTGAAGCGAGAGGCAGACCCCTACATCTGCGCCAGCGCGTCCTGCGATTCGGGGAGGACCTGACCGCCATCCACGATGAGCGTCTGGCCGGTGATGTAGCCGGCCTCGCGGCTGGCGAAGAACAGGGCGGCATGGCCGATATCCTCGACCTCGCCCAGCGTGCCGAGCGGCACCGCCGCCGCCATGCCCTTCATGTATTCCGGGCCCAGTGCCTGGAGACCCTCGGTCACGATGTTGCCGGGCAGCACGGCATTGACCGTGATGCGGTATTTCGCGAGCTCCATGCAGGCGGTGCGCATGAAGCCCAGTTGCCCGGCCTTGGTGGCGCCGTAATGGGTCCAGCCGGGAAAGCCGGTCACCGGGCCCGTGATCGACGAGGTGATGACGATGCGCCCCTGGTCGGATTTCTTCAGATAGGGGATGCAGGCCTTCACCGCGAGGAAGGTGCCCTTGAGATTGGTCGCCATCACCTCGTCCCAGGTCTCCGGCGACATGTCCTCCATCTTCACCTGTGGAAAGACGCCGGCATTGGCGCACAGCACGTCGATTCCGCCATGACGCTCGGCCGCCACCTGGGCCATCTTCTCCATGTCCTCGAACCGGGTCACGTCGGCGGAAAAGCCGCTGGCGGTGCCACCGGCCGCGACGAATTCCCGCGCCGTCGTCTCGGCCGCCTGGAGATCGCGCGCGACCACCAGCACCTTGGCACCGTGCCGCGCGAAGACCCGGGCGATCCCCTTGCCGATGCCCTTGCTGCCGCCGGTGACGATGACCGATTTCCCCTTGAGCGATTCCGCCAACATGATGCGCTTCCTCCGGTTCCTGTACTCCAGGTTCTTGTGTTCCGGGTGAGTGTATAGGAGGAGTGCCTGTGATCGGACGCTTCGCGTATCCAGGAGGAGGAGCCCCGTGCTCAAACTGCACCACCTCGTGAACTCCCGTTCGCAGCGCATCCTCTGGCTCCTGGAGGAGCTGGGGCTCGACTACGAGCTCGTCATCTACCCGCGCGACCCGAAAACGGGCTTCGCGCCTCCCGAGCTCAAGGCCATCCATCCGCTCGGCAAGTCCCCGCTCCTCGAGGACGATGGACGGGTGCTCGCCGAGTCCGGAGCCATCATCGACTCCGTCGTGCGCCGCCATGGGAAGGGGCGGCTCGCGCCCGCGCCGGACTCGGCCGAGTACGACGACTACGTGCATTGGATGCACTACGCCGAGGGCTCGGCCATGCTGCCCCTCATGCTCAACCTCTATGTGGGACGTACAGGCGAGGCGGGCGCGCCGCTCATGCCTCGCATCTCCAGCGAGGTGAAGAACCACCTCGGCTACATCTCGGGAGCGCTGGGGAAGCGGGACTACCTGGTGGGCAACAGCTTCAGCGCCGCCGACATCCAGATGAGCTTCGTTCTGGAAGCAGCGCGGCCCACGGGCGCCCTGGAAACCTTTCAATCCTTTCCCAACCTCGGCG
This is a stretch of genomic DNA from Archangium violaceum. It encodes these proteins:
- a CDS encoding cytochrome P450, encoding MGFLQEFEAIDVGNPRERAQLLSTWMERKPLDLFGELRDARPIFTPMPGQVLVTRYADVKEVMEREDVFSVRLYQKRMDPLVKGFVLGQDDAEEATREHDISILRLAVSREDLPATRSFTARGVEATLRTARPQGRLDVVRELARPVPTRWALQYFGLTGLDEATLMSQARALFLDIFINTSQDPTIHQEGLAACAKLTGWLDTRIARRRRWRWLRRFSRSENVLDRLLEMQRVRATRLDDVAIRNALIGSITGTLDNVSTSTANIFDMLLDRPELLQAARMAALSDDDQALRPYLMEALRFKPPVPALVRYCERTYSLAQGSPRETVIAKGSVVVLLLSSAMFDPEEVESPMEFRTTRPTSSYLHFGAGPHTCLGRYLGMVLIQELCKGLLCLQNLRRAEGPAGQVTRTREGFPESLEVQFDSGTPAGVTVH
- a CDS encoding sensor histidine kinase, which codes for MAAPTLRPSASLARSTLIQMGVRIGIVIALTTLASYLNMFHTLREDAIQQLARHVAERSQREQAIFMLAEDNHALLRKALDERIRAWSQKDPDPLFDSLFTPWPDGTVRTRAEGFDGTRMASVFVPPGVKLDTELRRRILAAYEVITQYGPAFTARFTDTYVTLVEGPVITFWLTRPNWALELPTDDPTLEYEYYTITTPAKNPLRHTAWTGNYLYSPTQNWLVTANTPLDMDGRHVASFSHDILLDELLTRSINDHLPGTYNLLVRDDGQLIAHPALDMRGATMGYDILGTAPPAGGVPPRLASEEERAHLRSLFEKVRNRRPGEVILELPEYGEYIAVARLQGPDWNFVTVLPKSVVTASAMRSARYVLLFGLASLLLELVIMYQVLRNQISQPLLALTQATHRVASGDFQVALDTSREDELGLLAGAFRTMADKVQQREEQLRQANEGLEQRVEERTRELKTVHGQLVQTARQAGMAEIATNVLHNVGNVLNSVYTSSQLARDRLGELRLEHVSKVATLLQEHQADLQVFLTQDERGRNVMPFLNKLGQNLLKERQEILTLLEDVGRYTEHIGDIVKVQQNHARTPRLNESVHLSSLVDDALRINAAALTRHQVKEVRQLLFLPPLMTDKHKVLMILVNLISNAKYAMDATPAEQRILTVKLELPVPDRVRIVVQDNGMGISQELLTRIFQYGFTTRTDGHGFGLHSSAVAAQELGGSLTVHSDGPGRGATFTLELPYQPIEEASPA
- a CDS encoding glutathione S-transferase family protein; protein product: MLKLHHLVNSRSQRILWLLEELGLDYELVIYPRDPKTGFAPPELKAIHPLGKSPLLEDDGRVLAESGAIIDSVVRRHGKGRLAPAPDSAEYDDYVHWMHYAEGSAMLPLMLNLYVGRTGEAGAPLMPRISSEVKNHLGYISGALGKRDYLVGNSFSAADIQMSFVLEAARPTGALETFQSFPNLGAYLERLHARPAYQRALQRAGTANIGGTSKR
- the fabG gene encoding 3-oxoacyl-ACP reductase FabG, giving the protein MLAESLKGKSVIVTGGSKGIGKGIARVFARHGAKVLVVARDLQAAETTAREFVAAGGTASGFSADVTRFEDMEKMAQVAAERHGGIDVLCANAGVFPQVKMEDMSPETWDEVMATNLKGTFLAVKACIPYLKKSDQGRIVITSSITGPVTGFPGWTHYGATKAGQLGFMRTACMELAKYRITVNAVLPGNIVTEGLQALGPEYMKGMAAAVPLGTLGEVEDIGHAALFFASREAGYITGQTLIVDGGQVLPESQDALAQM